A single region of the Mesotoga sp. Brook.08.105.5.1 genome encodes:
- a CDS encoding ferritin family protein produces MGNEELAILKYALAREREGAKFYRERAREIHVPEVRELFAELAEMEMDHVSFIAAMFEGVSRGDEISFTEIEDRDTFSSREALELKGISVDSLAGDLSALRIAYLIEKDFEDFYNQKSEESSKAEIKRLFSTLSKWEQNHKQALLSLYESLMKEYWNTQGFEPLY; encoded by the coding sequence ATGGGAAATGAAGAGTTGGCTATATTGAAGTATGCTTTGGCCCGAGAGAGAGAGGGTGCAAAGTTCTATAGAGAAAGAGCCAGGGAAATTCACGTTCCGGAAGTTAGGGAATTGTTCGCTGAACTGGCGGAAATGGAAATGGATCACGTATCTTTCATCGCCGCAATGTTCGAAGGAGTCTCTAGAGGAGATGAAATCTCTTTCACAGAAATCGAAGATAGGGACACATTCTCTTCGAGGGAGGCTCTTGAGCTGAAAGGCATTTCTGTTGACTCCCTAGCTGGAGACTTATCCGCGCTTAGAATAGCTTATCTTATAGAGAAAGACTTCGAAGACTTCTATAATCAAAAATCAGAGGAATCTTCGAAAGCCGAAATCAAGAGATTATTCAGTACGCTCTCAAAATGGGAACAAAATCACAAGCAGGCTCTTCTCAGTCTCTATGAGTCTCTTATGAAGGAATACTGGAACACCCAAGGATTTGAGCCTCTGTACTAG
- a CDS encoding tetratricopeptide repeat protein, with protein sequence MEIIRLKYGENTFAITETLPFSIAILDQIYDGDIYLAIDDLKGSKIEGDLICIKNLANLFDDIITPENYAPIEVEEFKEYLRETDLTIKSFPRGTFSGFQDKVLAIADRGDYESAQQFLDMLLEASVDKATVCELKGTVFLESGNEDEGINWLQRALKIDPSLVTAYSFLGQTFYNRGEFNEAAAYWEKEIALSPDHLVTYFMLTDAYINAGRMEEALNVLKSLSERDPDSILTKVEMAELYGKMGNSEMRKKMEEEVLSARPVYINDMEPWAKVQFKHSNFDVVEESAKKFLNDDPDRPELKMLLVVTFMKKGKCSEAKRLLEGFESEQVWYYYGKKELFDEYLTEEERRRCGII encoded by the coding sequence ATGGAGATTATTCGCCTCAAGTATGGGGAAAATACTTTTGCAATAACCGAGACATTGCCTTTTTCAATTGCTATTCTTGATCAAATATACGACGGAGACATTTATCTTGCAATTGATGATTTGAAGGGTAGCAAGATAGAAGGAGATCTCATTTGCATAAAGAATCTAGCCAACTTGTTCGATGATATAATCACACCTGAGAATTACGCGCCAATCGAGGTTGAGGAGTTCAAGGAATACCTCAGGGAGACTGACTTGACAATAAAATCATTTCCCAGGGGGACATTCTCTGGTTTTCAGGACAAGGTGCTAGCAATTGCAGATAGAGGCGATTACGAAAGCGCTCAGCAGTTTCTAGATATGCTTTTGGAAGCAAGTGTGGACAAAGCAACCGTTTGCGAGCTCAAAGGAACGGTCTTTCTTGAATCTGGAAACGAAGATGAAGGTATCAACTGGCTGCAGCGAGCCTTGAAGATCGACCCCTCATTAGTTACAGCGTACTCTTTTCTAGGTCAAACCTTTTATAACAGAGGGGAGTTCAATGAGGCTGCGGCATACTGGGAGAAGGAAATCGCTTTGTCGCCAGATCACCTCGTCACATATTTCATGCTCACCGATGCTTACATAAATGCGGGGCGCATGGAGGAAGCCTTGAACGTTCTCAAGAGCCTTTCTGAAAGAGATCCTGACAGCATTCTTACAAAAGTAGAAATGGCAGAGCTTTACGGTAAAATGGGCAATAGCGAAATGAGGAAGAAGATGGAAGAAGAAGTACTTAGCGCAAGACCAGTTTACATAAATGATATGGAGCCTTGGGCAAAGGTACAGTTCAAACACTCGAATTTCGACGTAGTCGAAGAATCTGCGAAGAAGTTTCTGAATGATGACCCCGACAGGCCGGAACTTAAGATGCTTCTTGTGGTTACTTTCATGAAGAAAGGGAAGTGTTCTGAAGCAAAGCGCCTTCTTGAGGGCTTTGAAAGTGAACAGGTATGGTATTACTACGGAAAGAAGGAGCTTTTTGACGAATATCTTACTGAGGAAGAGAGAAGACGGTGTGGAATAATCTAG
- a CDS encoding A24 family peptidase → MWNNLVLRVPAFFVFGLIFGSFSNALIFRIPSKEYSIVRPRRSICPGCKHELSWKDNIPLISYILLGGRCRYCGKPISIRYPIVELLTASLYAINALVFSLTMATALSVLTTGLIVSSFIDLDYYMIPDSGVIMVGIGAFAWSTLEGRFPENILHALLVTGAMVAFFLIANLVRKDSFGFGDVELLAALSLGTGIIGSLYTIMIASFSALIVYAVTAAAKGRHFDRKAQLPFGPFIAIGGYSTLLFLDFIEALYRV, encoded by the coding sequence GTGTGGAATAATCTAGTTCTGAGAGTTCCTGCATTCTTCGTGTTTGGGCTCATATTCGGGAGCTTCTCCAATGCTCTGATATTCAGGATTCCTTCAAAAGAATACTCTATAGTAAGACCAAGAAGAAGTATCTGCCCTGGCTGCAAACATGAGCTCTCATGGAAAGACAATATTCCATTGATCAGCTATATTCTATTGGGGGGAAGATGTAGGTACTGCGGTAAACCTATTTCTATAAGATACCCCATTGTTGAGCTTCTTACAGCATCCCTCTATGCGATAAATGCTTTGGTTTTCTCTCTTACGATGGCAACGGCCTTGTCTGTTTTGACCACGGGGCTGATTGTCTCTTCTTTCATTGATCTAGATTATTATATGATTCCTGATTCGGGAGTAATCATGGTAGGAATCGGTGCCTTCGCATGGTCAACACTAGAAGGAAGGTTTCCTGAGAACATATTGCACGCTCTTCTTGTCACAGGTGCAATGGTTGCATTCTTTCTTATTGCAAATCTCGTCAGGAAGGACAGTTTTGGCTTCGGAGATGTTGAGTTACTTGCTGCACTTTCGTTGGGAACGGGTATCATTGGATCTCTCTACACGATTATGATAGCTTCTTTCTCTGCTCTCATAGTCTATGCAGTTACAGCTGCAGCAAAAGGAAGGCACTTTGATAGAAAGGCTCAACTTCCGTTTGGCCCATTTATTGCAATCGGAGGCTACTCTACGCTACTCTTTCTGGATTTTATCGAGGCGCTGTACAGAGTATGA
- a CDS encoding RNase H family protein: MRIGKWTANLRVAASGFAEFLKNEGLNYSMGTLGEYFVELKNGKGFKLYTNRSGNIRLIMPSSFPEELAERLLFLWEEYNGRVYEGTHVFVDGSFKDNIAGYGVVVVTEGRIEKKMKGCAKKNPEMRNVVGEIEAVIEGLSYCLKRSYKKATIHYDYEGLRSWLTGEWEAKNDLTRRYSELARDMSNRIIIEWEKVKAHTGNTFNEIADKLAKEAVDECDYDHLTRRK; the protein is encoded by the coding sequence ATGAGAATTGGGAAGTGGACTGCCAATTTGAGAGTTGCTGCTTCTGGATTTGCAGAGTTTCTGAAGAATGAGGGACTGAACTATTCCATGGGTACTCTTGGAGAGTACTTTGTGGAATTGAAGAATGGCAAGGGTTTCAAGCTTTACACTAACCGGTCAGGTAACATCCGTCTGATTATGCCCTCAAGTTTTCCGGAAGAACTAGCGGAGCGACTGCTGTTTCTTTGGGAAGAATACAATGGCAGAGTCTATGAAGGAACTCATGTCTTTGTTGACGGGAGCTTCAAGGATAACATTGCGGGATACGGAGTGGTAGTAGTTACTGAAGGTCGAATTGAAAAGAAGATGAAGGGGTGTGCCAAGAAGAACCCGGAAATGAGGAATGTAGTGGGGGAGATCGAAGCAGTAATAGAAGGATTGTCCTACTGCCTGAAAAGGAGCTACAAAAAGGCGACTATTCATTACGATTATGAAGGATTGAGAAGCTGGTTAACAGGAGAATGGGAAGCGAAAAACGATCTTACGAGAAGGTATTCAGAACTTGCCCGCGATATGTCGAATAGAATAATAATCGAATGGGAGAAGGTAAAGGCGCATACCGGAAATACATTCAACGAGATTGCGGATAAGCTTGCCAAGGAAGCAGTTGATGAGTGTGATTATGATCATCTCACTCGAAGGAAGTGA
- a CDS encoding M55 family metallopeptidase, which translates to MKVYISADIEGTAGIVDWDEAKKGHKDYEYFSKQMTAEVRAAVQGALKAGASEVVVRDAHGSARNIDPSALPSEVRIIRGWARDPLMMMQGINEGFGAAVFTGYHSPSGMGMNPLSHTMSGEIYYLKINGELMSEFLINAMSASYYEVPVVFVSGDEGVSKIAEESVKGIITVPTNRGSGSSVDSIHPEKALKLIEEGVYNAVRKQEAVPLELPAEFNVEIAYIDHRVAHKLSFFPGVSRRDDRTLAFEEKNYYEVLRKLLFLL; encoded by the coding sequence GTGAAAGTGTACATAAGTGCCGATATTGAAGGAACAGCTGGAATTGTTGACTGGGATGAAGCAAAAAAGGGTCACAAAGACTACGAATACTTCAGCAAGCAGATGACGGCTGAAGTGAGGGCGGCGGTTCAAGGGGCGTTGAAGGCAGGAGCCTCGGAAGTTGTCGTGAGAGATGCCCACGGAAGTGCGAGAAACATCGATCCTTCTGCTCTGCCTTCAGAGGTTCGGATTATTAGAGGATGGGCGAGAGATCCTTTGATGATGATGCAGGGCATAAACGAGGGTTTTGGAGCTGCTGTGTTTACTGGATATCATTCGCCTTCCGGGATGGGTATGAACCCTCTTTCTCATACCATGTCTGGAGAAATATACTATCTGAAGATCAACGGTGAGTTGATGAGTGAATTCTTGATTAACGCAATGTCGGCTTCCTACTATGAAGTACCTGTAGTCTTCGTAAGTGGCGACGAAGGAGTCTCAAAGATTGCTGAAGAATCAGTGAAGGGTATAATTACGGTCCCGACCAACAGAGGAAGCGGTTCTTCGGTTGACTCCATTCATCCAGAAAAGGCACTAAAGCTGATTGAGGAAGGTGTATACAATGCAGTTAGGAAACAAGAAGCCGTTCCTCTGGAATTGCCGGCAGAATTTAACGTGGAGATAGCTTATATTGACCATAGAGTGGCTCACAAACTCTCTTTCTTCCCTGGGGTCAGCAGAAGAGATGACAGAACTCTAGCCTTCGAAGAAAAGAACTATTATGAGGTCCTTAGAAAGTTGCTGTTTTTGCTGTAA
- a CDS encoding GNAT family N-acetyltransferase has product MHFRLGELSDTDFIAPLIYDTDPSHFEMAFGKRAIDGIVSLASMNSPINHSHITLCAINEEPVAIFALYSPETMNELVSEKPELRNFPFGPFGLRLFKEYRVLQKAMSMSIRTCQRYLGMISVKREFRSMGYGRVILDSLDKTGFEVVLDVSRRNRKALSIYAKCGFRPETELPPEYPLETSVRLKRPSLSIR; this is encoded by the coding sequence ATGCATTTCAGATTGGGTGAACTGAGCGATACGGATTTCATTGCTCCGCTCATTTACGACACAGATCCCTCTCACTTCGAAATGGCTTTTGGGAAAAGAGCTATAGATGGGATTGTGTCTCTTGCTTCAATGAATAGCCCGATAAACCACAGCCACATAACACTTTGTGCAATTAATGAGGAACCAGTTGCAATATTTGCTCTTTACTCTCCAGAAACAATGAATGAATTGGTTTCTGAAAAACCTGAGCTTAGGAATTTTCCTTTTGGTCCTTTCGGATTAAGACTATTCAAAGAGTATCGAGTCTTACAGAAAGCTATGAGCATGAGCATCCGTACTTGTCAGAGATATCTGGGTATGATCTCCGTCAAAAGAGAATTCCGAAGTATGGGTTATGGGCGTGTGATTCTTGATTCTCTTGACAAAACAGGGTTTGAGGTTGTCCTTGATGTGTCTCGAAGAAACAGAAAGGCATTGTCTATATACGCTAAATGTGGTTTCAGGCCGGAAACCGAATTGCCTCCTGAATATCCACTAGAGACAAGTGTTCGGCTTAAAAGACCAAGTCTATCGATTCGCTAA
- a CDS encoding GGDEF domain-containing protein: MNTKERKPDESLKIAERLLGGFPEPSAILSIKGKIVVKNTRWEGLVAAYYCEMSFIRNDEFDFQSFLSLLDGPATSRFRAVMDGHEANEYFSLEDEGQRGGFSLTISISSLGISEELSYLISIRDNNESSCLMNALKDMAFSDPLSGFGNESSMHSFLTERIFLSKQEGSSFHVICIFLSGIKEITAMFGKKTSDGFLHRFCRRLAKESSEERLFRIMEDVFIIAMDSGERYTVSSMVSSLVSSLERPVFIGDTEILPSVLIGVCQFPVDGESSDSLLSNCFSAAFNAKRKNLKWSFYC, translated from the coding sequence ATGAATACTAAAGAGAGGAAACCAGATGAGAGTTTGAAGATTGCAGAACGTCTGCTTGGCGGATTCCCTGAACCTTCGGCAATTCTTTCCATCAAGGGTAAGATTGTCGTTAAAAACACAAGGTGGGAAGGGCTAGTTGCCGCTTACTACTGTGAAATGAGTTTCATAAGAAATGATGAATTCGATTTTCAAAGCTTTCTTTCTCTGTTGGATGGCCCGGCAACCAGCAGATTCAGAGCAGTTATGGACGGTCATGAAGCCAATGAGTACTTCTCGCTAGAAGATGAAGGCCAACGTGGAGGTTTTTCATTGACGATTAGCATCTCTTCTTTGGGTATATCGGAAGAGCTGTCTTACTTGATTTCCATTAGGGATAACAACGAATCCAGTTGTCTTATGAATGCGCTGAAAGATATGGCCTTTTCCGATCCACTCTCGGGATTTGGAAACGAGAGCTCCATGCATTCCTTTCTGACCGAAAGGATTTTTCTTTCGAAACAAGAAGGCTCCTCATTCCATGTGATCTGTATCTTCCTCTCTGGGATAAAAGAAATCACTGCGATGTTTGGAAAGAAGACGTCGGATGGGTTTTTGCACAGATTCTGCCGGAGGCTCGCCAAAGAATCATCTGAAGAAAGGCTCTTCAGAATCATGGAGGATGTTTTCATAATCGCAATGGATTCCGGTGAAAGGTACACTGTTTCTTCTATGGTGTCTTCACTTGTTTCAAGTCTTGAGAGACCTGTTTTCATAGGCGATACAGAGATATTGCCCTCGGTGTTGATAGGAGTCTGTCAGTTCCCAGTAGATGGAGAAAGCTCGGATTCCCTCTTGAGCAATTGCTTTTCAGCCGCGTTTAACGCAAAGAGGAAAAATCTGAAGTGGAGCTTCTATTGTTGA
- a CDS encoding WD40 repeat domain-containing protein → MRKVTLFVILLCSLIAVGIDYLPDGKAFSVTSVAVSSDGEKLVSGYIDNTVKVWSLLDGRLLNNLLLNSAWVTSVAVSPDGKMGIAGYDDGMIIVWDLKTGNKIKVLSSHTSAVNDLIVTDDSKTLYSCSSDATVKVWSLSSLSFIRTLRGHSGPVHSIVDWPEQNRLYSASEDGTLRIWDTSTGQQVKVIRAEVGSLTAVSMDRERTILILGSEAGHLKSYDVKTWSPLKTSRAHNARVTKILVEDAVVYTASCDRTIKLLSLPSLSLVNMITGHNWDVTEIVLSSDGYALYSSSTDGTIKIWDIEKGSAIGTLIGFGDGEYFSYNALGNWVSSSKALDRVSTNEGAKPSEVAKQINSLLLQLDKLPKIYGPSIQNITIEEAFVGFSVSQSVTQVTVNGEQVAIGADREVVFEPDGAGDYIIRAYDSSGLYDERTLTVRFEEIVMYVVKDIGVYQRGDRVIIDDSRETAFLVNGEWLDKDSFSRSAPDVEPPLIEGEGVQRVSLGETKYLEFSVSDNATVTTVEIVSPDLTVSTLEVNSASEEIKTEVQGTGVYTVYAFDCEGNKSAATFAIEAEPRRFWVSEDHESLRQGQEVQATEEGESCYFVTGYGWLEKMYLSVNPVSTGYPDIYGDPVQFAASDNERILTFTVRDDVNVKEVVVSGKAYPVNEREREMYIIVNGYGEYIVTVNDVEGNSTQASFTLMAPPEDKKASITSWAWLIPILAITMGFLLKITHSSKKKRRKVRL, encoded by the coding sequence TTGAGAAAAGTTACACTCTTTGTTATTTTGCTTTGTTCTCTCATTGCGGTTGGTATAGACTACTTGCCTGATGGCAAGGCATTCAGTGTTACTTCAGTTGCTGTCAGTTCCGACGGAGAGAAGTTGGTTTCGGGTTATATCGATAATACGGTCAAAGTTTGGAGTCTTCTAGATGGAAGGCTCCTAAACAACCTCTTACTGAACAGCGCTTGGGTTACTTCAGTAGCCGTTTCGCCTGACGGAAAGATGGGAATTGCCGGTTATGATGATGGAATGATCATCGTATGGGATCTCAAGACTGGCAATAAGATCAAAGTCCTTAGCAGTCATACAAGTGCTGTGAATGACTTGATAGTAACAGATGATAGTAAAACACTATATTCATGCAGTTCTGATGCAACGGTGAAAGTTTGGTCGCTTTCTTCTCTCTCTTTCATAAGGACTCTAAGAGGCCACTCTGGACCGGTGCACTCGATAGTCGATTGGCCCGAACAGAATCGTCTTTACTCCGCTTCAGAGGATGGGACCCTAAGAATCTGGGATACTTCAACAGGTCAACAAGTAAAGGTTATCAGAGCCGAGGTTGGATCTCTCACTGCCGTCTCCATGGATCGGGAGAGGACGATTCTAATTCTGGGCTCCGAAGCCGGTCACTTGAAATCCTACGATGTAAAAACGTGGTCTCCACTTAAGACTTCAAGAGCCCACAACGCGCGAGTCACGAAGATACTAGTCGAAGATGCTGTGGTCTACACGGCTTCTTGTGACAGAACGATAAAACTTCTTTCTCTTCCGTCACTCAGCCTGGTAAATATGATTACGGGTCATAACTGGGACGTAACGGAGATTGTTCTGTCGAGTGATGGTTATGCCCTATATTCTTCTTCCACAGACGGGACTATTAAGATATGGGATATCGAAAAAGGCTCAGCAATAGGGACTCTTATAGGCTTTGGAGACGGAGAGTATTTCTCTTACAATGCTCTTGGAAATTGGGTTTCTTCTTCAAAGGCACTTGATCGAGTAAGCACAAATGAAGGAGCAAAACCATCGGAAGTAGCAAAGCAGATCAACTCGCTTCTTCTCCAACTTGACAAATTGCCAAAGATTTACGGCCCTTCGATTCAGAACATCACCATAGAGGAAGCCTTTGTCGGTTTTTCTGTCTCTCAATCCGTGACGCAAGTGACAGTAAATGGAGAGCAAGTCGCAATTGGAGCGGACAGGGAAGTTGTCTTTGAGCCAGATGGCGCCGGTGACTATATTATAAGAGCTTACGATAGTTCGGGGCTCTACGACGAAAGAACTCTTACGGTGCGCTTTGAAGAGATAGTAATGTACGTTGTCAAAGATATCGGAGTTTATCAAAGGGGTGACAGGGTTATCATAGATGATTCAAGAGAGACAGCCTTCCTAGTGAACGGCGAGTGGCTCGACAAGGACTCATTCTCCAGATCTGCTCCGGACGTTGAACCTCCCCTAATAGAAGGTGAAGGAGTGCAGAGAGTCTCGCTAGGGGAAACCAAGTATCTTGAGTTTTCCGTTTCGGATAACGCTACCGTAACTACCGTCGAAATCGTCTCACCAGATCTCACAGTCTCAACACTCGAAGTCAATTCTGCTTCAGAAGAAATAAAGACTGAAGTTCAAGGAACGGGTGTTTATACCGTTTATGCTTTTGACTGTGAAGGGAACAAGAGTGCCGCAACCTTTGCTATTGAAGCAGAACCGAGAAGATTCTGGGTTTCCGAGGATCATGAGAGCCTCAGACAGGGCCAAGAGGTGCAGGCAACTGAAGAAGGCGAGAGTTGCTACTTTGTTACAGGTTACGGATGGCTAGAGAAGATGTACCTCTCTGTGAATCCAGTTTCAACAGGGTATCCTGATATTTATGGCGATCCAGTCCAGTTTGCCGCTTCCGACAATGAAAGAATACTGACTTTCACGGTCAGAGATGACGTAAATGTGAAAGAGGTTGTCGTTTCTGGAAAGGCTTACCCGGTAAACGAAAGAGAAAGGGAAATGTATATTATTGTAAATGGATACGGAGAATACATTGTTACTGTTAATGACGTTGAAGGGAACTCTACTCAAGCGAGTTTCACGCTTATGGCTCCTCCTGAGGATAAGAAAGCTTCGATTACATCCTGGGCTTGGTTAATCCCAATTTTGGCAATAACCATGGGTTTCCTTCTCAAGATTACACACTCCTCAAAGAAGAAGAGACGTAAGGTAAGACTTTGA
- a CDS encoding VOC family protein, whose amino-acid sequence MINSIVFFGTSNLGSARTFYKDLIGLDLFKDQGKCLIFSTPGGGMLGFCNHLHDRSRKGDPIITLLTENVDEFHRKLISAGVVCTDPIVNEEFNIYHFFTSDPDGHRLEIQRFLEE is encoded by the coding sequence GTGATAAACTCCATAGTCTTCTTTGGAACAAGTAATCTCGGCTCTGCGAGAACATTCTATAAAGACCTAATCGGTCTGGACTTGTTTAAAGATCAGGGGAAATGCTTGATCTTTTCAACCCCGGGAGGCGGCATGCTCGGGTTCTGCAATCATCTTCATGATCGTTCCAGAAAAGGCGATCCGATAATAACGTTATTGACCGAAAATGTTGATGAATTTCACAGGAAATTGATCAGTGCTGGAGTAGTTTGCACCGACCCGATAGTTAATGAGGAGTTCAATATCTATCACTTCTTCACAAGCGATCCGGACGGCCATCGATTAGAGATTCAGAGATTTCTTGAAGAATAG
- a CDS encoding FAD-dependent protein gives MKIGVVGFGAASIGFISEILGENHEIHILERSKDIFGSSISGIRSDGKIFVSDTMGGDMEIPISVQKEVVDYYLGKLDSDDSLQVKTGISFDRKSRFFNLFYEKGFEPVNSKFWHIGTDKLGSVLTRIFDEFSNRKNIHFHFDSRVDGINIEDSKIVLQGERFEAEFDYVVIAVGRSGHALIKKVTARYPEIVVSSNTVDIGVRFELPDHVVEEINNEMYEFKVRLKTKTGYTVRTFCNNPSGKVVLENYDDFVTVNGHSNSDGSSENTNFAILCTTRFTEPFHDPIGYGSYISRLSNILAGGRKVISQTYEDFIQSKRTKRLGRVKPTLPERDFILGDINLVLPRRISVSITEFIEKLSEVIPGISYPDNLMYAVEVKFYSNKIDNGRYSNLKFIGDCSGHTRSITYATGHGRLLGSSLK, from the coding sequence ATGAAAATCGGAGTAGTTGGATTTGGTGCGGCATCAATAGGGTTCATAAGCGAGATATTGGGTGAAAACCATGAGATTCATATCCTGGAACGTTCCAAAGACATTTTCGGTTCAAGCATAAGCGGTATCAGGTCCGACGGTAAGATTTTCGTTTCCGATACCATGGGCGGCGACATGGAAATACCTATTTCTGTTCAAAAAGAAGTAGTTGATTACTATTTGGGAAAACTGGACTCAGACGACAGCCTCCAAGTCAAGACCGGTATCTCTTTTGATAGAAAGTCGCGTTTCTTTAATCTCTTCTATGAGAAAGGTTTTGAGCCCGTTAACTCGAAATTCTGGCACATAGGTACGGATAAACTCGGTTCAGTATTGACAAGGATCTTCGATGAGTTTTCGAATAGAAAGAACATCCACTTCCATTTTGACTCCAGAGTCGACGGAATAAATATCGAAGACTCCAAGATAGTTCTTCAAGGAGAGAGATTTGAGGCCGAGTTTGATTACGTGGTTATTGCAGTAGGAAGGAGTGGTCATGCTCTGATAAAAAAGGTTACCGCTCGATATCCTGAGATCGTTGTGTCCAGTAATACTGTGGATATTGGAGTGAGATTCGAGCTGCCTGATCATGTAGTGGAAGAGATCAACAACGAAATGTACGAGTTCAAAGTCAGATTGAAGACCAAAACAGGCTACACTGTAAGAACCTTCTGTAACAACCCCTCGGGAAAGGTTGTGCTAGAGAATTACGACGACTTCGTAACGGTTAACGGTCATTCAAATTCTGATGGAAGCTCCGAAAACACAAACTTCGCCATTCTATGTACAACACGGTTCACGGAACCTTTTCACGATCCGATTGGTTATGGCTCATATATAAGTAGGTTAAGCAACATTCTTGCCGGAGGTAGGAAAGTCATTTCGCAGACTTATGAAGACTTCATCCAAAGCAAGAGAACCAAGAGGCTGGGAAGAGTCAAGCCTACATTGCCCGAAAGAGATTTCATTCTTGGCGACATCAACCTAGTCTTGCCAAGGAGAATTTCCGTTTCCATCACTGAGTTTATTGAGAAACTGAGCGAGGTTATTCCCGGTATCTCTTATCCTGACAATCTGATGTATGCTGTTGAGGTCAAGTTCTACTCAAATAAGATAGACAACGGCAGATACAGCAATTTGAAGTTCATCGGTGACTGCAGCGGACACACTAGATCGATAACCTATGCCACAGGCCACGGGAGACTACTGGGTTCTTCCCTCAAATAA
- a CDS encoding Ldh family oxidoreductase yields the protein MGNIYDDVIWVDFDTLETFMKDVFVGVGVPDEDAGICANVLIASDKRGIDSHGVGRLKPIYVDRIRDGVQNPVTDFEIVRESPTTAVVDGHNGMGHVIAYRSMKLAIEKAKAYGMGMVAARNSTHYGIAGYYPMMAINEGMIGITGTNARPSIAPTFGVENMLGTNPLTFGIPTDEEFPFVLDCATSVAQRGKIEVYARAGKEIPEGWVIGFDGKPRTDTQEILIDLTKGKAALTPLGGIGEETGGYKGYGYATVVEILSAALQAGSFLKMLSGFGPAQEKQPIPIGHFFIAINIEPFSPIAEFKKTAGDILRELRASRKAPNQERIYTAGEKEYIAWQSRKDKGAPLNAVLRKQLVQLRDELGLYEYKFSWE from the coding sequence GTGGGAAACATATATGATGATGTTATCTGGGTCGACTTTGATACTCTTGAAACCTTTATGAAAGATGTCTTTGTTGGCGTTGGAGTTCCGGATGAAGATGCCGGAATTTGTGCTAATGTTCTTATTGCATCGGACAAGAGAGGTATCGATTCACACGGCGTAGGTAGATTGAAGCCTATATATGTCGATCGAATCAGGGATGGAGTTCAGAATCCAGTAACAGACTTCGAGATCGTTAGAGAAAGTCCCACTACGGCTGTAGTAGATGGGCACAATGGAATGGGGCATGTGATTGCTTATCGATCCATGAAGCTTGCTATCGAAAAGGCAAAAGCTTATGGAATGGGCATGGTTGCAGCGCGCAATTCAACGCACTACGGGATAGCCGGCTATTATCCAATGATGGCAATCAATGAGGGCATGATTGGAATAACCGGCACAAATGCTCGTCCGTCAATTGCTCCAACCTTCGGGGTAGAAAACATGCTAGGAACCAATCCGCTGACCTTCGGAATACCCACAGACGAAGAGTTTCCTTTCGTCCTTGATTGTGCAACGTCTGTGGCTCAAAGGGGAAAGATAGAGGTCTATGCTCGTGCAGGAAAGGAGATTCCTGAAGGGTGGGTTATTGGTTTCGACGGCAAACCGAGGACGGACACTCAGGAAATCCTTATTGACCTGACAAAGGGAAAGGCAGCCTTAACCCCTCTAGGAGGAATAGGTGAGGAGACAGGAGGATACAAGGGATATGGCTATGCAACTGTCGTTGAGATTTTATCTGCGGCACTGCAAGCGGGCAGTTTCTTGAAGATGTTATCAGGATTTGGACCAGCACAGGAAAAGCAACCCATCCCAATCGGTCACTTCTTCATTGCGATCAACATCGAACCATTCAGTCCAATAGCAGAGTTCAAGAAGACGGCAGGCGATATTCTTAGAGAGCTAAGGGCATCAAGGAAGGCTCCCAATCAAGAACGAATCTATACTGCCGGAGAAAAGGAATACATTGCATGGCAATCGAGAAAAGATAAAGGGGCCCCTTTGAATGCGGTTCTAAGAAAGCAGCTAGTACAGCTTCGTGATGAATTGGGGCTATATGAGTATAAGTTTAGCTGGGAATAA